The genomic interval GGGTATGTGCAGTGATTTACTGATACGAGTAGTTCTTACAGTTAAGCAGACTGATGTATTATTGATTATTGATTATTTGCACGCCAGGCATGAGATAGTTGGAATTGTGAAAGAGGTAGGTTCCGATGTCCACCGTTTCAAAGCCGGCGATCATGTTGGGGTTGGAACTTTTATTAACTCATGCAGAGAATGCGAgtattgtaatgatgagatagaaGTTCATTGTAAAAAGGGAGTTGTTTCCACTTTTAATGGCATCGATGTGGATGGTACAATAACAAAAGGAGGATACTCCAATTACATTGTTGTCCTTGACAGGCAAGTATTTTATGATGTTGTTCCTTTAGGTATGAAATGCAACAATATTACAGAGTATGATCTGGGATATTGTTGCAAGTTTTCTGTCTCCTGTTAACCTCACGCACTTGAAAAACTTTTGATGCTTATGGTGGTTTCTAGAACCTGCATCTGTGTTCCCTACACCATTAGGAGGAGAAAAGTATCATTGCCTAGCAAAAATTCGAGGGCATTCAGCAAGAACTCATTGTATCTTTGATGTCCAGAACATGACATGGAAATTGAATATTAGGTTTTGTGCAATACTCTTTACTATCTCACTGCTAGGAAATCTGTGGTTTTAGTGCAAGGTTGTAGTAATGTGGGGTTTTTCAGTGAGTCAGTGACAGAGATTGTGCCAATGGCTGATGAATTTTTGATGTCATAAACATCGCCTATTCACCTTATATAGGTAAGGGAATTTTGGCAAATACAACAAATGAAGATACTAATTAGGTCTTGAATATACAGGTACTGCTTCACAATTCCTGACAGCTATCCATTGGCTTCAGCAGCACCTTTACTCTGTGCTGGAATTACAGTTTACGCTCCCATGATGCGCCATAAGATGAATCAGCCTGGTAAATCTCTAGGAGTGATTGGCCTTGGTGGTCTTGGTCACATGGCAGTGAAGTTTGGGAAGGCTTTGGGGCTGAACGTGACAGTTTTCAGCACAAGCGTATCCAAGAGAGAGGTAGCCCTGAGTGTGCTTGGTGCAGACAGATTTGTGGTTTCATCCAACCAAGAGCAGATGGCGGTAAAATGCATCAGGCTTATTGAGAGCACGTTTTGCCCTGATAGCATATGCAATATTAAAGTTGATAACTTATccgttttgttttgttgggttGATGATTTTTGCTAtgttctttctcttctttttcctgttttttCAGGCCTTGGCTAAGTCATTGGACTTTATAATTGACACTGCATCTGGTGATCATCCTTTTGATCCATACATGTCACTCTTAAAGGTTGCTGGTACTCTGGTCCTGGTGGGTCTCCCTAGTGAGGTCAAATTCAGTCCACTAAGCCTTTTACGAGGTAATTTGGCAATTTCATACTTGAGAGCCTCTTGATATTCACAATTTAATGTGTTAGTTCTGTATCTCAGTTGGTTAAACTCTATGCATTGGTCTCTTGGCAGATAGGATTACTGTTTCTGGTAGTGCAACTGGAGGTACAAAAGAGACACAAGAAATGTTAAACTTCTGTGCTGCTCACAAAATTTATCCTGAGACTGATGTAATTCCTATTCAGTATGTAAATG from Juglans regia cultivar Chandler chromosome 2, Walnut 2.0, whole genome shotgun sequence carries:
- the LOC108992462 gene encoding probable cinnamyl alcohol dehydrogenase 1 translates to MSSASENELDCLGWAARDASGVLSPYKFSRRAVGRDDVSIKITHCGVCYADLVWTRNKTGDSKYPLVPGHEIVGIVKEVGSDVHRFKAGDHVGVGTFINSCRECEYCNDEIEVHCKKGVVSTFNGIDVDGTITKGGYSNYIVVLDRYCFTIPDSYPLASAAPLLCAGITVYAPMMRHKMNQPGKSLGVIGLGGLGHMAVKFGKALGLNVTVFSTSVSKREVALSVLGADRFVVSSNQEQMAALAKSLDFIIDTASGDHPFDPYMSLLKVAGTLVLVGLPSEVKFSPLSLLRDRITVSGSATGGTKETQEMLNFCAAHKIYPETDVIPIQYVNEALERLLKRNVKYRFVIDVENSLE